One window of Quercus robur chromosome 5, dhQueRobu3.1, whole genome shotgun sequence genomic DNA carries:
- the LOC126728597 gene encoding uncharacterized protein LOC126728597 yields the protein MASLHQSTWKKAGIFEAVMNSKYHIQKDQSLVLEITERWCSETKTFVFPWGEATVTLEDVIVLGGYSVLGDSVLSPAVSEDLQEIEENLKEARRRIVATKAKKACQSLWIKTFMNSGKELEHQAFLACWLSRYVFAGVHCTISEHVFPVAIQLTRGTRIALAPAVLASIYRDLSLLKEKIVVATNSKSCKDVKDGVLELTLRSPFYFIQIWVWERFLELQPKPNILNYGDLRMARWDKVNGLKVENMRLNLELAGEGFLWRPNAMAMGGWKFPKFYSEKEIWVPVGPVLDEELLSFARCMRVSELVGFGYIEQYLPHRVAMQFGMDQDLPGFVPRLNEFLDIAWNDYSKPISDEKLYIPPRLFKAGITARYLDWKQSMFDQQETSKSIVPEKRRLNGSKKSRQSLTKEKQAKDSVIPDHIPPKGSKSLEHSSIGQLQTLSCSSGQELEIPGLALEKRIIRLEKVIAELKAARFGSKFRKKSKKGHSST from the coding sequence ATGGCTTCTTTGCACCAATCTACATGGAAGAAAGCTGGAATCTTTGAAGCTGTCATGAATTCCAAGTACCATATCCAAAAAGACCAAAGCTTGGTACTTGAGATTACAGAGAGGTGGTGTTCTGAGACCAAAACATTTGTGTTTCCTTGGGGTGAAGCAACAGTCACGTTGGAAGATGTAATAGTCTTGGGGGGCTACTCTGTTTTAGGGGACTCTGTTTTAAGCCCTGCTGTGTCAGAAGACCTACAGGAGATAGAAGAGAATTTGAAAGAAGCACGAAGAAGAATCGTGGCTACAAAAGCTAAGAAGGCATGCCAAAGCTTATGGATAAAGACATTCATGAACAGTGGAAAAGAATTGGAGCACCAAGCATTTCTTGCTTGTTGGTTGTCTAGGTATGTTTTTGCAGGTGTTCATTGTACAATCAGTGAGCATGTTTTTCCAGTTGCAATTCAACTAACTAGAGGGACACGAATCGCTCTTGCTCCAGCTGTTCTTGCAAGCATTTATAGAGACTTAAGTttgttgaaagaaaaaattgttgttgcAACTAATTCAAAGAGTTGTAAGGATGTTAAAGATGGTGTTTTAGAGCTAACCCTTCGGtcaccattttattttattcaaatttgggTTTGGGAGAGATTTTTAGAGTTGCAGCCAAAGccaaatatattaaattatggTGACCTGAGGATGGCTCGATGGGACAAAGTAAACGGTTTGAAGGTTGAGAATATGAGGTTGAATCTAGAATTGGCTGGAGAGGGATTTCTGTGGCGGCCTAATGCCATGGCAATGGGTGGCTGGAAGTTTCCCAAGTTTTATTCTGAAAAGGAAATTTGGGTGCCGGTTGGTCCAGTTTTGGATGAAGAATTACTATCATTTGCTAGATGCATGAGGGTTTCTGAGCTAGTTGGATTTGGCTATATAGAACAGTACCTTCCACATCGAGTTGCAATGCAATTTGGTATGGATCAAGATCTTCCAGGTTTTGTTCCTCGGTTGAATGAATTCCTTGATATTGCGTGGAATGATTACAGTAAACCAATAAGTGATGAGAAATTATATATTCCACCTCGGCTCTTCAAGGCAGGTATTACTGCTAGGTACTTGGATTGGAAGCAATCAATGTTTGATCAGCAAGAAACAAGTAAGAGTATTGTGCCTGAGAAAAGGAGATTGAATGGTTCAAAAAAATCACGACAAAGTTTGACGAAAGAAAAGCAAGCTAAGGACAGTGTTATTCCTGATCATATTCCTCCTAAGGGTTCAAAAAGTTTAGAACATAGTTCAATAGGTCAGTTGCAAACTCTTTCATGCTCTAGTGGCCAGGAATTGGAGATACCAGGATTAGCCCTTGAAAAAAGGATTATCAGACTAGAAAAGGTGATTGCAGAGCTCAAAGCAGCAAGATTCGGCAGCAAGTTcagaaaaaaatcaaagaaaggtCATTCTAGCACATAA
- the LOC126726798 gene encoding uncharacterized protein LOC126726798 isoform X1: MKRADLSCHAEIKWLIASCLIDQSSLIFIDEIDLPYYDLFGSLKLVLLNSHKLLIKQEALKEAVVEIFCCRKGESVYPWVETHTIGEDCSCCTLIAERIALASPEILAGQGFSRLLLAGIFIETGNLTNPRCTLKDKYMATLLINGAGRFGSNDLYQILKYKMHDVSDLKMVDILHKDFKNWRRLGKPDAAGSRFMALHVGMRSIGISIAQLLAHEDASSQGIKNFQRLEKLRLLMIVSGYYDSQKNFKREILGSAESVELMKNLIFFFNSNASQLPLKVLHKPGLRDDMKVFEVDKVTSRKTIECLLEEFGVISKS; the protein is encoded by the exons ATGAAGAGGGCAGACCTAAGTTGTCATGCTGAAATCAAATGGTTGATTGCATCTTGTCTAATTGATCAATCATCCTTAATTTTTATAGATGAG ATTGACCTGCCATATTATGACCTATTTGGGAGTCTTAAGCTGGTTCTACTAAATAGCCACAAGCTTCTGATTAAACAAGAG GCATTAAAGGAGGCAGTAGTTGAAATCTTCTGTTGCAGAAAG GGTGAGTCTGTATATCCTTGGGTTGAGACTCATACTATAGGAGAG GATTGTTCATGCTGTACACTTATTGCTGAGAGGATTGCTCTGGCTTCACCTGAGATTTTGGCTGGGCAAGGATTCAGCAGACTTTTG TTAGCTGGCATTTTCATAGAAACAGGAAACCTAACTAATCCGCGCTGTACCTTGAAAGATAAGTATATGGCCACACTATTGATCAATGGTGCTGGTCGCTTTGGATCCAATGATCTCTACCAGATAT TGAAATACAAAATGCATGATGTGTCTGATCTCAAAATGGTCGACATTCTGCACAAGGATTTCAAAAATTGGAGAAGATTAG GAAAGCCAGATGCTGCTGGGTCAAGATTTATGGCTTTACATGTTGGAATGAGGTCTATTGGAATTTCAATTGCACAACTTCTTGCTCATGAAGATGCTTCATCTCAAGGAATCAAAAATTTCCAGA GGTTGGAGAAACTTCGGCTACTCATGATTGTTTCTGGATATTATGATTCTCAGAAGAACTTCAAG AGAGAGATCCTGGGCTCTGCTGAATCTGTGGAGCTTATGAAGAACctaattttcttcttcaactcAAATGCCTCCCAACTTCCGCTCAAAGTTCTCCATAAACCAG GTCTTCGAGATGACATGAAAGTATTTGAGGTTGACAAGGTTACATCAAGGAAGACTATTGAATGCCTTTTAGAAGAGTTTGGTGTGATATCAAAAAGCTAG
- the LOC126726798 gene encoding uncharacterized protein LOC126726798 isoform X2, with amino-acid sequence MKRADLSCHAEIKWLIASCLIDQSSLIFIDEIDLPYYDLFGSLKLVLLNSHKLLIKQEALKEAVVEIFCCRKGESVYPWVETHTIGEDCSCCTLIAERIALASPEILAGQGFSRLLLAGIFIETGNLTNPRCTLKDKYMATLLINGAGRFGSNDLYQILKYKMHDVSDLKMVDILHKDFKNWRRLGKPDAAGSRFMALHVGMRSIGISIAQLLAHEDASSQGIKNFQRLEKLRLLMIVSGYYDSQKNFKREILGSAESVELMKNLIFFFNSNASQLPLKVLHKPVLQNCTSPHTPRLHSFTLLQMPE; translated from the exons ATGAAGAGGGCAGACCTAAGTTGTCATGCTGAAATCAAATGGTTGATTGCATCTTGTCTAATTGATCAATCATCCTTAATTTTTATAGATGAG ATTGACCTGCCATATTATGACCTATTTGGGAGTCTTAAGCTGGTTCTACTAAATAGCCACAAGCTTCTGATTAAACAAGAG GCATTAAAGGAGGCAGTAGTTGAAATCTTCTGTTGCAGAAAG GGTGAGTCTGTATATCCTTGGGTTGAGACTCATACTATAGGAGAG GATTGTTCATGCTGTACACTTATTGCTGAGAGGATTGCTCTGGCTTCACCTGAGATTTTGGCTGGGCAAGGATTCAGCAGACTTTTG TTAGCTGGCATTTTCATAGAAACAGGAAACCTAACTAATCCGCGCTGTACCTTGAAAGATAAGTATATGGCCACACTATTGATCAATGGTGCTGGTCGCTTTGGATCCAATGATCTCTACCAGATAT TGAAATACAAAATGCATGATGTGTCTGATCTCAAAATGGTCGACATTCTGCACAAGGATTTCAAAAATTGGAGAAGATTAG GAAAGCCAGATGCTGCTGGGTCAAGATTTATGGCTTTACATGTTGGAATGAGGTCTATTGGAATTTCAATTGCACAACTTCTTGCTCATGAAGATGCTTCATCTCAAGGAATCAAAAATTTCCAGA GGTTGGAGAAACTTCGGCTACTCATGATTGTTTCTGGATATTATGATTCTCAGAAGAACTTCAAG AGAGAGATCCTGGGCTCTGCTGAATCTGTGGAGCTTATGAAGAACctaattttcttcttcaactcAAATGCCTCCCAACTTCCGCTCAAAGTTCTCCATAAACCAG TTCTTCAAAACTGCACCAGTCCTCACACTCCGAGACTTCACTCTTTCACCCTTCTTCAAATGCCCGAATGA